The Balneola vulgaris DSM 17893 DNA window AGAATAATACAGATATCACAAATAAGGTCAATAAAATATTTCAACTGCTTGAAGATTTAAACAAAAGGAAAATCCTAATTAAGGAGAAAGGTGATAAAAAAGGAATCGAATCTGAAATTGAAAAACTAAATAAAGAATTACAAGAATTAAAAAGTAAATCTAAAATTTCAGATGAAGACTTGGAAAAGTATTCCAAACTCAAAGGGGAAAGAGATGAAATTTCAAAATCGAACGAGTTCTTTAACGATGAGATTTCGCGAATAGAAAATCTGAAAGAAAAGTTTTTCATAGCCAAGGAGATAGATTATGACTTAGTCTCTTTATCAGAAGATAATCGACAAATTATCAAATCAAAGTTTGATGATTTAAAGGCAAAGTTTCAGAAAGAATGGAATGCGGAGATTGATAAAATTCAAGCTGAAAACAGGTCTTCGAAAGACAAAAACCTAGAAAGAATAAAACAAATTGAGGCTGACCAGCTATTCATTAAAGGATTAGAAGCTTTTCAAAACAACCAACAGTACAGGGAAGTTGAAACTAAGTTAAAAATTCAAAAAGATAAGCTTGCTGATATTCTAGTAATTAAGAAAGAAATTGACAAGCTAAAAGAACAAATTGAGACGTTCAAAAGATTTATACAAGAGTCGCATCGTCAATACTTAACAAAAATTGAATCAATAAAGGAAGATTTGAGCATCTCAAGAGATAAACTAGGAATAAACGCATTTGCTAGATTAAATGTAGAAAGTTATAAAAGTCTGCTCTACAGGAGCATTAATCAACAAAGCAATCAAGGTCAAAACATTGTATCAGTAGATTTAAAGAATGTAGAAGAATACTTTAAGTCTGTAAACCAACTGTTTGAAAAGCTACTTGATAAAGCAATAACCTTAAAGCAACAATATTCGCATAGTACTCTATGTAATGAACTAATGGCGACTAATCATTTCGAGATTTCGTACAGTATCGTTTACGATGATATTTTCAATCAGATGTCTGAAGGTAAAAAGGCATTCGTTGTTTTACTCCTACTACTTGATTTTAGCACTAAAGATTGCCCAATATTGATTGACCAACCAGAAGACGACTTGGACAATCGTGCCATTTTCAAGGATTTAGTTGCCTACCTAATAAAAAAGAAAAAGCAAAGGCAAATAATTTTGGTTACACACAACCCTAATATAGTCGTTGGTGCAGACTCAGAATTAATCATAGTGGCAAATCAAAATGGAACAGATTCACCAAATAAAAATGGTGTCAAATTCCAATATGTTTCAGGAAGTCTTGAGAATACGAGAGAATTGGATAACGCAATTAAGATAACTTTAGATTCACAAGGTATAAAACAACACGTTTGCGAAATCCTTGAAGGCGGCAATGAAGCGTTCAAGCAGCGAGAACGAAAATATGCGATCCTTATGAATTAGAAAGTGATTGATTCAAGTACATTGCAATCCTCGTTCCTGCGGTTGCAAAGAGCTTTCACGACAGGCATGAATGAAAATGAAAAAAGCACGAAACCCACAGATCTTTTAAGTTTGTAACTTGAAAGATCCATCAAAGGAAGTCTCCTGACTTCCATCACCTTCTCATCTTTATGAAACTACATTCCTCTCCTCCCCAACACCCTCTTAGGAATGCCTACTAGAAGCTCTAGCTTCACAACCACTACGTTTATTTCATGTAAAAGGAAGAATAAACTAAGATTCCCTGTCTGACGAACCATCGGCATCTATACATATCAACGCCTTTACTTAGTATCCGATGGGAGGAGTTTGGAATCTTATTGACCTTTTGTGCACTTTTGGGTCAAGCCAAAAGTGTAGCCCTATACTTAGCTTTGAGCAGTACATTAATTGAGATCCTTCGTATAGCAACTCATCTGCGTCACTTACACATACCTCACCCCTTTTGTGTGGACAAAAGGGGTGCAAAAACCACCGGCTAGGAATTTCTCCGGGCGTTCCTTAGCCGCGTCAGGCATAACATCCAATTCCTCCCTCCCGACTCTAACGGGATCGGGAGGTCGGCGCATGTTCTGCTTTTCTGACGCTATGCAAAAAGAACGCTATTCCTACTTAATTCCAATGCCGGGAATGGTGGGAGGCTTGTAGTTTTATCAGGGTACTAATGAAAACCTTTAGATATCTCCCTTCGGTCGATATGACAAAGAAATAAGAACCACCTGTTTTGTCACTTCGAGTGGATACGAGAAGTCGATAGAACTTTTACAACGTTCCTATTTCACTCACTTGCCCTTTTACTCAACAACGCCGTCATCCTGGACAGCGTAACGAAGTGCAGCGTGATTCAGGATCTTAAGTTGGCTTTGAATGTCTACTAGGGCTCTTCCCAATTCGTTGTTTATAAGCCCATGCAACTCAAAGAATTTTCCCCTATAGATCCTGTCCGCCAGCTGGCAAGTTCAGGATGACCCTGAGTGAGTTATGATGAATCTACCTTCCTAATACCACCTCTATCGTCATGCTGAACGGTAGTAGTTGGATAGAACCTATGTTAGCTTTGAAGTTAAAAAAGAATTATTCATTTTAGCCCGGTAAAAATGAGGGATATCAGCAACTAACATTAAACTTGTACTTGGGGTAACAGGAGCTCTCTTTGTGTGTTAAGCCCATGGTGTGCGCAAGTTTGAATACTTACAAATATGAAAAAAAATAGAAATACAATACTCCTTTTCTTGGTCGGGACCATTCTTTTCTCAACGGGCATTATTCATTTAACTACACAAGATAAAGCGTTGCCTATTATTGATATGCATTTCCACGCCTTATACGCTAATGCATACGGCAATGAACCAACAGCCCTTTCTACCCCTATTGAAACGAACTATCCAGTACACGATTTTTCCAAATCTTATGAGCAAACCTGGTTGGAATGGTTGAAAGATCCGAATCGAGAAAACCTAAGTTGGAGTGCTAAGGACGATGCTGATCTGAAAAAACAAACTTTCGAATTGCTCGAAAAGTATAATATCTATGCCATCATGAACGGGAATGAGGAGATCTTAAGAGATTGGCAAAAAGATATGCCCGATCGGATTACCCCCGCGCTCTGGTATTCTCAATATTTAGGCTCAGAACCACCCATCGACAGTGTGAAACTTTGGTTTGAACAAGGTAAATATGAAGTCTTTGCTGAGCTAGCTACTCAGTATGATGGCAAGAGTCCTGACGACCCTTCCTTGGAACCCTATTTTGCTTGGGCTGAGGAAAATGATATTCCGGTGGGTATTCATATTGGTACCGGTCCTCCTGGCTCCCCCTATTTAACGGGCAGTCCAAATTATAGAGCAAGACTGCACAGCCCAATGGCTTTAGAAGAGGTTCTGGTCAAACATCCCAAGCTAAGAGTTTGGATTATGCACGCGGGTTGGCCAATGTTAGATGAAACCATGGCTGTATTATTTGCGCACCCTCAAGTATATGTGGACATAGGAATCATAAGCCATTTAAATTCAAGAAAAGAATTCCATAGTTACTTGAAGAGGATTGTGGAAGCCGGTTTTGGCAAACAAGTCATGTTTGGCAGTGATTATATCGTATGGCCAAAGGCACTTGAAGTCTCTATTGAAAGTGTTACAGATGCTGATTTTCTTACGGAAGCTCAAAAGAGAGATATACTTTATAACAATGCTGCTAGATTTTTAAAACTGAGCCAAGAAGAAATAGATAGGCATCACGGGAAATAAAAACTGTGGGCTATATGGTATAAATGGAATGGCGCAAGTATTCACTTGTGCCATTTTTTGTTTCATCTCGTTCCCAACGAGGACGTTGAGAACGCATACTAGAAGCTCCTATTTCACTTATATGCCCAAACACTTAAAACGACGTCATCCTGGACAGCGTAACGAAGTGCAGCGTGATTCAAGATGACCTTAGGTGCGTATTGATGTGTCTACCTTCCTAATACCACCCCTATCGTCATGCTGAACTTGATTCAGCATCTGTGTAAGCTTACCCTCTTAAGGTAGGGTACCAATCCATTAACTCTACAGATCCTGTCCGCCAGCTGGCGAATCAGGATGATCCTAGGTGAGTTTTGATGGGTTTGAAATAATCGCTGATTTATTCATTTTAACCGAGTTGTTTTAGAAATCAGACCTGATTAAAAAGGTATTTACATATTATTAGGTCATATCGCTTCACTCCAAAAATGAACTATGAAAGAAAAAATAGCTTGGAAGAATGTAATCGTTGATTCCCTACTGATTGTATTGAGTGTACTATTCGCACTTTTTATCAACGAGTGGAATACTGAACGGAATCAGCGAAATGAAACCACGAAGATGATGGAAAACATCCAAACGGAGATCACACAAAATCAGGTCTTATTAGATTCTTTAATCCCTTATCATGAATCGGTGTTATTAAATATTCAACAAGCGGCGATGGCCGACTCTATTGAAAGCACATTTTTTAGTAGTGGATATTTTGAAATCAATGCTGTTGCACCAAAGGGCATTATTCAAGGTAATTTGCAAAGGATAGCGTGGACTATTGCTCAAGAAGAGAACATCACTAATAGAATTTCTTATCAGAAATCACAGATTTTATTCTCTACTTATGAACAACAACAAAGAGTATTAAGAACCATTGAACGGATCATCGATATACTAAGCTCAAGAGAAATTCACCGCAAAGAACTACTCGATGAAAGTTTAATTGTACTTGCTATAGAATGGAATGAAATGATTGCTCAGGAACACGAACTGAATAGGATTTATACTCATACCTTAGAGCGGTTAAATGAATCCGATTAAATGGTGAATCATCTTGTTCCCAACGAGGACGTTGGGAATGCATGCTAGAAGCTCCAGCTTCGACTCATCTCCTATTCCATAAATCTTAGCAAGTCACAGACTTAAAACATCATTGAGGGTTGTTATTAATCTTTAGACTTCTCGTATTCACTCGAAATGACAAAGACTTTAACCAAAATTGAATCTAAGATTAATAGTCGTCCAAATTCTATCACAATTAGAATCAGGATTTATAGGATTTACTGGATGTACATGATTTATTCTGAAACCATCCTGCTAATCCCATCATCCTGAAAATCCTGATGCAAAGAACTGATGTATGGTTTTGGGTGCTCCCCAACAATGTTAGATAAGAGAAATGTGACAACTTAAAGACAAAATGAATCTAAACGCATCCAAACATTCTCAGCGTTGGATATACGAGGAATAGCCTTCATTTCCCCTTCGTTCCCAACGTCCTCGTTGGGAATGCATGCTAGAAGCTCCAGCTTCGCTTATGACGATGCCTATTTCACTTACTTGCCCAAACACTTAAAACGACGTCATCCTGGACAGCATAACGAAGTGCAGCGTGATTCAGGATTGTAGATGTCATCGAAATACCTAACATCTACAAGGATGAACCAGGGTAAGTAATGACGGGTTTGCCCCCTCAATCGATTACTTGCACATTGATACCCCTTTTGTGTGGACAAAAGGGGTGCAAAAACCACCGGCTAGGAATTTCTCCGGGCGTTCCTTAGCCGCGTCAGGCATAACATCCAATTCCTCCCTCCCAACCCTCACGGGACCGGGAGGTCGGCGCATGTTCTGCTTTTCTGACGCTATGCAAAATGAACGCTATCCCTACTTAATCCCAATGCCGGGAATGGGTGGAGGCTTGTAGTTTTATCAGAGTACTTTGTATGGATTAAACAACCACTTCAATTTTGTAATAAATAGGCTCAATTAATTGCATTTAACCCCCTTAATGCAAGTCACAGACTTAAAACATCATTGAGGGTTGTTATTAATCTTTAGACTTCTCGTATTCACTCGAAGTGACAAAGACTTTAACCAAAATTGAATCTAAGATTAATAGTCGTCCAAATTCTATCACAATTAGTATCAGGATTTATAGGATTTACTGGATGTACATGATTTATTCTGAATCCATCCTGAAAATCCTGATGCAAAGAAGTGCATTATGATATTGTGACTACCAACGGTGTTCAGCATTTAACAACACAAAAACTCTCCGTTCATACTCACTCATTTTTTGTTATAATACCCCTATAGCGATTTATGTTTTGATAAGAGACCCCAAGCAAATAGTAACCCCTTATGCTTTTGAAGTAGACCCTGAGCTTCTTGGTAAGCCCTTGGCTACACCCAAGCGTCGCTTACTGGCATTATTCATAGATGTGATCCTCGCCTCTTTTCTAACCATCTTAGGTCCATTTATTCTAGCCGGAGGCGTAACCTTTATTTTTATCTGGCTAGCGCATAAAGCCAAAGGTACTGTGTGGTGGAAGAATCTCATTCGATATTCCGTAGCGGCCGTTTCCAGTATTTTCGTATTCGCACTCACATTTACATTGGTAGGCGATTCAGAATCCGCAGATGACTCATCGGTTGTGACCGCCAACGATGCGGACTGGTCTAAAATAAGCTCCACCTTGATGGATGTAGATTACACCGACGAACAAGACATTGAGGACAAATTTGATAAGCTGGAACAAGAATTAGAAAAAGCCGCTGGTGTTTCCCCAACCGACAGCAAAACATCTGAGCTATTT harbors:
- a CDS encoding TrlF family AAA-like ATPase — translated: MDKMEKGSEWRKWDLHFHTPSSYDYGDKSVNNQEIIDELANNSISVVAITDHHIIDIERIVDLQKLGAKKGITVLPGIEFLSDAKGKVPIHFIGIFSETCNLEYVWGQIENKTSISRIKGEGKKHNEVYCHLDNTIDLIHELGGLVTIHAGEKSNSIENITHSLPHGEAQKTEIAEKIDFYELGKVDDKKGYIDVVFPAIKKHIPMIICSDNHNIRKYVLKEGCWIKADTTFEGLKQVVFEPKQRVRIQSLKPHQKAGYQAIESVKISHSSFHPQTIHLNQNLNSIIGGRSTGKSILLGSIAKRLNCDKDVKTDNMDYSNFVSEVADNITVIWKDGTENDDRDIEYFPQSYMYTLAKNKNKELDRLIEGIIKQDHEKNQLISNYEIFSSENNTDITNKVNKIFQLLEDLNKRKILIKEKGDKKGIESEIEKLNKELQELKSKSKISDEDLEKYSKLKGERDEISKSNEFFNDEISRIENLKEKFFIAKEIDYDLVSLSEDNRQIIKSKFDDLKAKFQKEWNAEIDKIQAENRSSKDKNLERIKQIEADQLFIKGLEAFQNNQQYREVETKLKIQKDKLADILVIKKEIDKLKEQIETFKRFIQESHRQYLTKIESIKEDLSISRDKLGINAFARLNVESYKSLLYRSINQQSNQGQNIVSVDLKNVEEYFKSVNQLFEKLLDKAITLKQQYSHSTLCNELMATNHFEISYSIVYDDIFNQMSEGKKAFVVLLLLLDFSTKDCPILIDQPEDDLDNRAIFKDLVAYLIKKKKQRQIILVTHNPNIVVGADSELIIVANQNGTDSPNKNGVKFQYVSGSLENTRELDNAIKITLDSQGIKQHVCEILEGGNEAFKQRERKYAILMN
- a CDS encoding amidohydrolase family protein; this encodes MKKNRNTILLFLVGTILFSTGIIHLTTQDKALPIIDMHFHALYANAYGNEPTALSTPIETNYPVHDFSKSYEQTWLEWLKDPNRENLSWSAKDDADLKKQTFELLEKYNIYAIMNGNEEILRDWQKDMPDRITPALWYSQYLGSEPPIDSVKLWFEQGKYEVFAELATQYDGKSPDDPSLEPYFAWAEENDIPVGIHIGTGPPGSPYLTGSPNYRARLHSPMALEEVLVKHPKLRVWIMHAGWPMLDETMAVLFAHPQVYVDIGIISHLNSRKEFHSYLKRIVEAGFGKQVMFGSDYIVWPKALEVSIESVTDADFLTEAQKRDILYNNAARFLKLSQEEIDRHHGK